From a region of the Roseivirga sp. 4D4 genome:
- a CDS encoding SDR family NAD(P)-dependent oxidoreductase, whose protein sequence is MKVFITGATGLVGSFVCRQLLENGHEIRAVKRNSSKMTLLEDIEKNIEWVVGDMNDTEFLEASLENIDAVIHAAAIISFDKRWEKKMYKTNVLGTADLVNTCLKLNVTKFLHISSVAAIGRKAGQIELRETDRWEGTEFDSIYARSKYLQELEVWRGAQEGLEVKIVNPSVILGPGLWGKGGSTSVFKYAYDEKSFHPAGTVNYVDVRDVATIIIQLLESSIKDERFILNAGTLSYKEFFGKIAEAFGKKGPQKLVKPWMLKIAVAFEFVRSRITGNEAMITKDTAILSRSNFHFQNDKIKDALNFEFRSLDESIKWSVNELKEMHSL, encoded by the coding sequence ATGAAAGTATTTATTACCGGAGCCACCGGTCTCGTTGGCAGTTTTGTTTGTCGTCAATTATTAGAAAATGGACATGAGATTCGTGCGGTAAAACGAAACTCTAGCAAGATGACTTTGCTTGAAGACATCGAAAAAAACATCGAGTGGGTAGTTGGTGACATGAATGACACCGAGTTTCTAGAGGCATCATTAGAAAATATCGATGCCGTAATTCACGCAGCAGCTATTATTTCATTTGATAAGCGTTGGGAAAAGAAAATGTACAAGACCAATGTGCTGGGCACAGCAGACCTCGTCAATACATGCCTAAAACTCAACGTCACGAAGTTTTTGCATATCAGCTCCGTTGCGGCCATTGGTAGAAAAGCCGGCCAAATCGAGTTGAGGGAGACAGATCGGTGGGAAGGAACCGAGTTCGATTCTATTTATGCTCGGTCCAAATACCTTCAGGAACTGGAAGTTTGGCGCGGTGCTCAAGAGGGCCTAGAAGTAAAAATTGTAAACCCTTCAGTAATTCTGGGGCCGGGCCTTTGGGGAAAAGGGGGCAGCACTTCTGTATTTAAATATGCCTACGATGAAAAATCCTTTCATCCAGCTGGAACAGTGAACTACGTGGATGTTCGAGATGTCGCCACTATCATTATTCAATTATTAGAGTCAAGCATTAAGGATGAGCGATTCATTCTCAACGCTGGTACACTATCTTACAAAGAGTTCTTTGGAAAAATTGCAGAGGCATTTGGAAAAAAGGGACCACAGAAATTAGTCAAACCCTGGATGCTAAAAATAGCAGTTGCTTTTGAGTTTGTCCGATCAAGAATCACAGGTAATGAAGCTATGATCACCAAAGACACGGCCATCCTTTCTAGGTCAAACTTTCATTTTCAAAATGATAAGATAAAGGATGCGCTCAATTTTGAGTTTAGATCGTTAGATGAAAGTATCAAGTGGTCGGTTAATGAATTAAAAGAAATGCATTCGCTCTGA
- a CDS encoding FKBP-type peptidyl-prolyl cis-trans isomerase, whose amino-acid sequence MRLFISSIALIVFIISGSNTILAQKVTERYENGKKKYQGKTKDGIKVGKHTFWFENGEKQREETYNDKGIHIRLKVWDENGNLIEDANPEEAFEKLRNEQFKSFEWINGQNGIRYMKLKGRSDLYEPLTGRTDLTLHYATYLYSGRELDSSFRRKKPILLNLFRNNFIDGFIKGLGYFEKGDNGYIIVPPYMAYGEEGSRNVPPNAVLVFQVMVLDVK is encoded by the coding sequence ATGCGATTATTCATCTCTAGTATTGCCCTAATAGTCTTTATTATATCAGGCTCAAATACCATTTTGGCTCAAAAAGTAACTGAGCGTTATGAAAATGGAAAAAAGAAGTATCAGGGTAAGACCAAGGATGGTATTAAAGTAGGTAAACACACTTTCTGGTTTGAAAATGGCGAAAAACAAAGGGAAGAAACCTATAACGATAAAGGCATCCATATCAGGCTGAAGGTATGGGATGAAAACGGTAACCTCATTGAAGATGCGAACCCAGAAGAGGCTTTTGAAAAACTGAGGAACGAACAGTTTAAGAGTTTCGAATGGATTAATGGACAAAATGGGATTCGCTATATGAAACTTAAGGGGCGATCTGATCTTTATGAGCCTTTAACGGGTAGAACTGACCTGACCCTACACTATGCTACCTACCTCTATAGTGGCAGAGAATTAGACAGCTCTTTCCGTAGAAAGAAGCCAATTCTCCTTAACTTATTTAGAAACAACTTTATCGATGGCTTCATCAAGGGTCTGGGTTATTTCGAAAAGGGCGATAACGGCTACATCATTGTACCACCTTATATGGCCTATGGTGAAGAGGGAAGCAGAAATGTTCCTCCAAATGCTGTACTCGTCTTTCAGGTAATGGTGCTAGATGTCAAGTAA
- a CDS encoding tetratricopeptide repeat protein encodes MQEDYPSREEERGLVNRFEEQLKNKTFNFFDVTEYETIIQYYLDRFKYGKGLKASLLALDQYPFSMEISMLAAQCYLGKEQFDEALKIIENAENLHPNDAELLTVKGNILSIIGEFDKAIEVLLSTLDLAEDKSEVFYNVGLTYQTNGKYLEAIDYYKQAIEANLNHESALYELAYCLDVTGKLEDSVSYYKAFIDRDPYSSYAWYNLGIVYNKLEKFEDAVKAYDYALVIDDTFASAWFNLGNSYMNLEQYKDALEAYKNTLSNEGPSSEVYCCIAASYEKQEAYEYAIKYYRKASKLDQFYEDAWYGIGCCLAAQDKYYEAIHFLNKALKLDPENANYWMAVADAEYHIDNIVSAAEAYQEAAMLEPNNADIWLDWSFIYHDQGEHEKSIELMERALDESPDDSDLLYRMVVYQISAGLYKEAFTYLENALILDFENHEVLFEFFPKLETQKALYKIIDQYREKN; translated from the coding sequence ATGCAGGAAGATTATCCGAGTAGAGAAGAGGAACGTGGGCTGGTCAATAGATTTGAGGAACAACTCAAAAACAAGACATTCAATTTTTTCGATGTTACTGAATACGAGACCATTATTCAGTATTACCTAGATAGATTTAAATATGGTAAAGGCCTGAAAGCTTCGCTTTTAGCATTAGATCAATACCCCTTCAGCATGGAAATCAGCATGCTGGCTGCACAATGTTATCTGGGGAAGGAGCAATTCGATGAGGCTTTGAAAATCATTGAAAATGCGGAAAACCTTCACCCTAATGATGCCGAGTTACTTACAGTAAAGGGAAATATTCTTTCCATTATAGGTGAATTTGATAAAGCAATAGAAGTGCTCCTTAGCACTCTTGATCTGGCCGAGGATAAATCTGAAGTGTTTTATAATGTCGGGTTGACTTATCAAACCAATGGTAAGTACTTAGAGGCTATTGATTATTACAAACAAGCCATAGAAGCCAATCTGAATCACGAAAGTGCCCTGTATGAGTTAGCCTATTGTCTTGATGTCACCGGAAAGTTAGAGGATAGTGTTTCCTATTATAAAGCCTTTATCGATAGAGATCCATACTCATCATATGCTTGGTACAACTTAGGTATCGTCTATAATAAGCTGGAAAAGTTTGAAGATGCTGTAAAGGCTTATGATTATGCACTAGTCATCGATGACACTTTTGCATCAGCCTGGTTCAACTTAGGCAACTCTTATATGAACCTTGAGCAGTACAAGGACGCGCTAGAGGCTTATAAGAATACTTTGTCTAATGAGGGCCCATCTTCAGAAGTCTATTGCTGTATTGCGGCCTCTTATGAAAAGCAAGAAGCCTACGAATATGCAATTAAATACTACCGAAAAGCCTCAAAGCTAGATCAGTTCTATGAAGACGCCTGGTATGGCATCGGCTGTTGCCTTGCAGCTCAAGATAAATATTATGAGGCGATCCACTTCTTAAATAAGGCTTTGAAGCTAGATCCTGAAAACGCTAACTACTGGATGGCAGTCGCGGATGCTGAATATCATATTGACAATATCGTATCCGCTGCAGAGGCATATCAAGAAGCAGCCATGCTCGAACCCAATAATGCTGATATCTGGTTAGACTGGTCTTTTATTTATCACGATCAAGGCGAACATGAAAAGTCTATTGAATTGATGGAAAGGGCTTTAGACGAGTCTCCTGACGATTCTGATCTTCTTTATCGAATGGTGGTATATCAAATCAGCGCAGGTCTCTACAAAGAAGCATTTACATATCTGGAAAATGCGTTAATTTTGGACTTCGAAAATCACGAGGTGCTCTTTGAGTTCTTTCCAAAGCTGGAAACCCAAAAGGCCCTTTACAAGATCATTGATCAGTACAGAGAAAAAAATTAG
- a CDS encoding shikimate dehydrogenase family protein yields the protein MRKFGLIGYPLSHSFSKKYFANKFEKEGIADAQYELFPIAAISELPKLLSDNSDLVGLNVTIPYKEQVIAYLDVMDPKAEAIGAVNTIKIEGGKLTGYNTDYFGFKDSLLKFIGANGLPEKALILGTGGASKAVKAVLEDLGIEYKFVSREPAEGQLSYESIVSSPNHILSSLLIVNTTPLGMSPNEASLADLPYEQLTHDHLLYDLVYNPMKTAFMQKGIEAKCWVKNGLEMLHGQAEKSWEIWNG from the coding sequence ATGAGAAAGTTCGGACTCATCGGTTACCCTTTAAGTCACTCCTTTTCAAAAAAGTATTTCGCCAATAAGTTTGAAAAGGAGGGAATTGCTGATGCCCAGTACGAGCTCTTTCCCATTGCAGCGATAAGTGAATTACCAAAGTTACTCTCTGACAACTCTGATTTAGTTGGCCTAAACGTTACCATCCCCTACAAGGAACAAGTCATTGCTTATTTAGATGTCATGGACCCAAAGGCTGAAGCCATAGGTGCGGTGAATACAATCAAAATAGAAGGTGGAAAATTAACAGGCTACAATACAGACTATTTTGGATTCAAAGATTCATTGTTAAAGTTCATTGGCGCCAATGGGTTACCTGAAAAAGCCCTGATTCTAGGTACCGGTGGAGCCTCAAAGGCGGTAAAAGCTGTCCTAGAAGATTTAGGGATCGAGTATAAATTCGTTTCAAGAGAACCAGCAGAAGGTCAGCTTTCTTACGAAAGTATCGTCTCTTCACCGAATCACATCCTCTCCTCTTTGCTGATTGTCAACACTACTCCCTTAGGAATGTCTCCTAATGAAGCCTCTTTAGCCGACCTGCCTTATGAGCAGTTGACTCACGATCATCTCCTTTACGATTTAGTGTACAACCCTATGAAAACAGCATTTATGCAAAAAGGAATTGAAGCTAAATGCTGGGTAAAAAATGGATTGGAAATGCTCCATGGTCAAGCGGAAAAATCTTGGGAGATTTGGAACGGATAA
- a CDS encoding RNA polymerase sigma factor has translation MIEANTEDRFVEMVTESQGIIHKVCNIYCDDREHRKDLFQEILIQLWKSFGSFKGEAKFSTWMYRVSLNVALQYVRKEQKKPRQTQLSDEMKNLSDTISDDSYEEDLKQLYQAISQLNDIEKAIIMLYLEDRDNEEIAEIIGISQNYVRVRMNRSKEKLKRILNAQ, from the coding sequence TTGATCGAAGCGAATACCGAAGATAGGTTTGTTGAAATGGTTACTGAGTCTCAGGGAATCATTCACAAGGTGTGCAATATCTATTGTGATGATAGAGAGCACCGTAAAGATCTGTTTCAGGAGATTCTTATTCAGCTTTGGAAGTCGTTTGGGTCCTTCAAAGGAGAGGCAAAGTTTTCCACCTGGATGTACCGTGTAAGCTTGAATGTCGCTTTGCAATATGTGAGAAAAGAGCAGAAGAAGCCTCGTCAAACACAACTCTCTGATGAGATGAAAAACCTTTCTGATACCATATCAGATGACAGTTACGAAGAAGACTTAAAGCAGCTCTATCAAGCCATTAGCCAGTTAAATGATATTGAAAAGGCGATAATTATGCTCTATCTGGAAGATAGGGATAATGAGGAAATTGCTGAGATCATAGGAATATCTCAGAACTATGTCCGAGTTCGAATGAACCGAAGTAAAGAAAAACTCAAAAGGATCTTAAACGCTCAATAA
- a CDS encoding DUF368 domain-containing protein, whose product MNRIINPLLLFLKGVAMGSADVVPGVSGGTIAFITGIYETLLNSIKSVDLEALNYLKKFEIKALWNHVNGNFLIVLFAGIVTSFLSLSKVITYLLETSPIQLWSFFFGLIVISALMVLREIKKWNIGVFIAIIIGVAVAYLITSAVPSETPDEPWFLFIAGAVAICAMILPGISGSFIVLLFGKYEYMMAALNERRIVDILVFAAGCLVGILSFARVISWLFKKYHNITVGVLSGFMIGALNKVWPWKETIETYVDRHGELKPLYEVNVLPNDYLAKTGIEPHFIEALGYAAGGFLIVLFIDRLANWLKND is encoded by the coding sequence ATGAATCGTATTATCAATCCTCTGCTGTTATTCCTTAAAGGTGTAGCCATGGGTAGCGCAGATGTGGTACCTGGAGTTTCTGGTGGAACCATTGCTTTTATTACTGGCATATACGAGACGCTCTTGAACTCCATTAAAAGTGTGGATTTAGAGGCACTGAACTATCTGAAAAAGTTTGAAATCAAAGCCCTCTGGAACCATGTCAATGGCAATTTTCTGATTGTTCTCTTTGCCGGAATTGTAACCAGTTTTCTATCTCTTTCTAAGGTCATTACCTACCTGCTGGAAACAAGCCCTATACAACTCTGGTCCTTTTTCTTTGGATTGATAGTGATATCGGCACTTATGGTTCTGCGTGAAATCAAAAAGTGGAATATCGGTGTTTTTATTGCCATAATAATCGGTGTGGCAGTCGCCTACCTCATTACTTCCGCTGTACCATCTGAGACCCCAGATGAGCCTTGGTTCCTATTCATTGCCGGTGCGGTGGCTATTTGTGCCATGATATTGCCAGGCATTTCAGGCTCATTTATCGTTTTGCTTTTCGGTAAATACGAATACATGATGGCAGCACTAAACGAACGAAGGATCGTTGATATCCTGGTGTTTGCTGCTGGCTGTCTTGTAGGCATTTTGAGCTTTGCTAGGGTAATTAGCTGGTTATTTAAAAAATACCATAACATCACAGTTGGTGTACTCAGTGGATTCATGATTGGCGCTCTCAATAAGGTATGGCCTTGGAAGGAGACGATTGAAACTTATGTAGATCGTCATGGCGAGTTGAAACCTCTGTATGAGGTGAATGTATTGCCGAACGACTACTTAGCAAAAACGGGCATTGAGCCTCATTTCATTGAAGCCCTTGGCTATGCTGCTGGAGGATTTCTAATCGTATTGTTTATAGATCGCTTAGCCAACTGGCTGAAAAACGATTAA
- a CDS encoding phosphosulfolactate synthase, whose translation MHYFLKDVPERTQKPRDKGFTMAMDKGLSVRQAEDFLNVSSEYVDIVKLGWATSYVTPNLDEKLNVYREAGIPFYFGGTLFEAFIARNQFDDYRKVLDKFDMPFAEVSDGSLDMDHDQKCEYIAKLKEQVTVLSEVGSKDEEKIIPPYKWIELMQKELDAGAWKVIGEARESGNVGLFRSTGEVRSGLVQEILTQIPFEKIIWEAPQKSQQVFFIKLMGANVNLGNIAPADVIPLETIRLGLRGDTFSHFLNLKD comes from the coding sequence ATGCACTACTTTTTGAAAGATGTGCCCGAAAGGACACAGAAGCCTAGAGATAAGGGATTCACCATGGCCATGGATAAGGGCCTAAGCGTTAGACAAGCCGAAGACTTTTTAAACGTTTCCAGTGAATACGTAGACATTGTGAAGTTGGGTTGGGCTACCTCTTACGTTACACCAAACCTTGACGAGAAATTAAATGTTTATCGGGAAGCTGGTATTCCTTTCTATTTCGGAGGTACTTTGTTCGAGGCCTTCATCGCCAGAAATCAATTTGACGACTACCGAAAGGTGTTAGATAAATTTGACATGCCATTTGCTGAAGTTTCCGATGGATCTTTAGACATGGACCATGACCAAAAATGTGAGTATATCGCAAAGCTCAAGGAGCAAGTTACTGTACTCTCAGAAGTTGGATCGAAAGACGAAGAAAAAATCATTCCTCCATATAAGTGGATCGAGTTGATGCAAAAAGAGCTAGATGCAGGGGCCTGGAAGGTAATCGGTGAAGCACGAGAAAGTGGCAATGTTGGCCTTTTCCGCTCTACCGGAGAAGTTCGGTCCGGTCTTGTTCAGGAAATTTTGACCCAAATTCCATTTGAAAAAATTATTTGGGAGGCACCTCAAAAGTCTCAGCAAGTGTTTTTCATTAAGTTGATGGGTGCTAATGTGAACCTCGGTAACATTGCACCAGCTGATGTCATTCCTTTGGAGACTATCCGTCTGGGATTAAGAGGAGACACCTTCAGTCATTTCCTTAATCTGAAAGATTAG
- the rfbC gene encoding dTDP-4-dehydrorhamnose 3,5-epimerase, whose amino-acid sequence MKIIETGFEGLYELEPNVFGDDRGYFFESYRRNIFQELGIKEDFIQDNESFSVKGTLRGLHYQSAPYAQAKLVRVSRGKVLDVALDIRKGSPTYGKHHTVLLEASRHNMFLIPAGFAHGFTALEDSIFTYKCSNYYNKESEGGILWNDPALGINWEVSEPIVSEKDQVLPTFAAYTEAPAF is encoded by the coding sequence ATGAAAATAATAGAAACTGGTTTTGAAGGGCTTTATGAACTTGAGCCAAATGTTTTTGGTGATGACAGAGGTTACTTCTTTGAATCATATCGAAGAAACATTTTTCAGGAGCTCGGTATAAAAGAAGACTTTATTCAAGACAATGAGTCTTTCTCTGTAAAGGGAACTTTGCGTGGTCTGCACTATCAGTCAGCACCGTATGCACAGGCAAAACTAGTAAGGGTTTCACGTGGTAAAGTACTAGACGTTGCTCTGGATATTCGAAAGGGGTCTCCGACTTATGGTAAACACCACACAGTTCTACTTGAGGCAAGTAGACATAATATGTTTTTAATCCCAGCCGGATTTGCTCATGGCTTTACCGCACTTGAAGACAGTATTTTCACTTATAAATGCTCAAACTATTACAACAAAGAATCAGAAGGTGGAATTTTATGGAATGACCCAGCCCTTGGTATTAACTGGGAGGTTTCAGAACCTATAGTCTCCGAGAAAGATCAAGTTTTACCTACCTTTGCAGCCTATACTGAAGCACCCGCATTTTGA
- a CDS encoding alpha/beta hydrolase, with the protein MNYRLKTLISLSIICLSFMTSYAQIEYSIQIEALKKSFEERTTEAIKPYISDSLAFGNYPSKVSIQILTQVFKNLPDLNSLEILSQKSGEAELEYNFTLLGKRTSKVLFDNSGKVMRLELVDNLLREEAEAQAALARQKQVPTPGALAEKHPFKEVSFNAPDGLMITANLYETGAGLPVVLLCHQAGYNKYEYADIAPKLNEMGFNVMAIDQRSGGSFGGQSNATFERAKSAGLETGFLDAEQDIEAAVNFLYEKYGKQVILWGSSYSSSLALFIGDSNERVSAMISFSPGDYFGDAKPSLSTVFKSVEKPFLVTSSKEEAKALSSLIEGAQLNQKQSQFIPQGQGYHGSRALWEGQEGGEEYWSQVTSFLRSLN; encoded by the coding sequence ATGAATTACAGATTAAAAACCTTAATCTCATTGTCTATTATATGCTTGTCCTTCATGACGAGCTACGCTCAAATAGAGTATTCTATACAAATTGAGGCTTTGAAGAAGAGTTTTGAAGAACGGACGACTGAAGCGATAAAGCCGTATATAAGTGATTCACTAGCATTTGGCAATTATCCTTCTAAAGTCTCGATTCAAATTTTGACTCAAGTATTTAAGAATTTACCAGATTTAAATAGTCTTGAAATCCTGAGTCAAAAATCTGGAGAAGCTGAATTAGAGTATAATTTTACACTGCTGGGCAAACGCACTTCGAAAGTCCTATTTGACAATTCTGGTAAGGTAATGAGGCTAGAATTAGTAGATAATTTATTGAGGGAAGAGGCTGAAGCTCAAGCTGCACTTGCAAGACAAAAACAAGTGCCAACTCCTGGTGCCTTGGCCGAAAAACACCCATTCAAAGAAGTAAGTTTTAATGCGCCAGACGGTTTAATGATTACAGCAAACTTGTATGAAACTGGAGCAGGTTTACCAGTTGTCCTGCTTTGTCATCAGGCAGGTTATAACAAGTACGAGTATGCTGATATAGCTCCAAAGTTGAACGAAATGGGCTTCAATGTAATGGCGATTGACCAGCGTTCGGGAGGCAGTTTTGGAGGTCAAAGCAATGCCACTTTTGAAAGAGCAAAGTCAGCCGGCCTTGAAACAGGCTTCCTGGATGCCGAACAAGATATTGAGGCGGCAGTTAATTTTCTTTATGAGAAGTACGGTAAACAAGTAATCCTTTGGGGTAGCTCTTACTCATCTAGCCTTGCATTATTCATTGGAGACTCAAATGAGAGGGTTAGTGCGATGATATCATTTAGTCCTGGGGATTACTTTGGAGATGCAAAACCATCCCTTTCAACTGTTTTTAAATCGGTAGAAAAGCCCTTTTTGGTTACCTCTTCAAAAGAAGAAGCAAAGGCGCTGTCATCCTTGATAGAAGGTGCTCAATTGAACCAAAAGCAGTCTCAATTCATTCCTCAAGGTCAAGGATATCATGGTTCACGTGCTTTATGGGAAGGTCAAGAGGGAGGAGAGGAGTATTGGTCACAAGTGACTAGTTTTCTTCGTTCACTCAATTAA
- the hflX gene encoding GTPase HflX produces MGGYETRSYEKETAVLVALITQEQSEQKVVEYLDELAFLAETLGLEVVKSFTQRLERPDTRSFVGKGKLEEIQTYIKAEEVSTIIFDDDLTPSQLRNLERELKVKIYDRSLLILDIFLQRAQTAQAKTQVELARSTYLLPRLTRMWTHLERQRGGTGTRGGAGEKEIETDRRAIRNTITVLKKRLEKIEKQNAVQRKSRHNVVRVALVGYTNVGKSTIMRLLTKADVLAEDKLFATVDSTVRKVVLENIPFLLSDTVGFIRKLPTHLIESFKSTLAEVVEADVLLHVVDVSHPYFEDQMKTVDETLADIGVKDKPTILVFNKIDQFNHIDPELAEEMEEPPLTLEELKNTYIAKGANTSVFISAVEKKNIEEFRSVLMEKVKKRHFTIFPNYLKDSYY; encoded by the coding sequence ATGGGAGGATACGAGACCAGATCTTACGAAAAAGAGACCGCTGTTTTAGTGGCATTAATTACTCAGGAGCAGTCTGAGCAAAAGGTTGTTGAATACCTAGATGAACTGGCTTTTCTTGCCGAAACTCTCGGTTTAGAGGTGGTAAAGTCATTTACGCAAAGACTTGAAAGGCCAGATACGAGAAGCTTTGTAGGTAAGGGCAAGCTAGAGGAAATACAGACTTATATCAAAGCCGAAGAAGTGAGCACGATCATTTTTGATGATGACCTAACGCCTTCTCAACTTCGAAACCTTGAAAGAGAGCTTAAGGTCAAGATATATGATCGTAGTTTGCTTATACTGGACATTTTTCTTCAGCGTGCTCAAACCGCTCAGGCCAAGACACAGGTAGAACTAGCAAGGTCAACTTATCTATTGCCGAGATTGACCCGCATGTGGACTCACCTTGAAAGACAGCGTGGTGGAACGGGTACACGTGGTGGTGCTGGTGAGAAAGAAATCGAAACGGATAGAAGGGCGATTAGAAATACCATCACTGTCTTAAAGAAGCGCCTTGAGAAGATCGAAAAGCAAAATGCCGTTCAGCGAAAGTCTAGACATAACGTAGTAAGAGTAGCACTCGTTGGGTACACCAATGTAGGTAAATCGACCATTATGCGCTTGCTGACAAAGGCGGACGTTTTGGCCGAAGACAAACTCTTCGCGACAGTGGATTCAACCGTGCGCAAAGTGGTTCTAGAAAATATTCCGTTCCTACTTTCAGATACCGTAGGGTTTATCAGAAAGCTTCCCACTCATTTGATCGAATCATTTAAGTCTACTTTGGCGGAGGTGGTAGAGGCAGATGTGCTTTTGCATGTTGTTGACGTCTCTCATCCGTACTTCGAAGATCAAATGAAGACAGTAGATGAAACTTTGGCTGATATAGGGGTGAAGGACAAACCCACTATTCTTGTCTTCAATAAGATTGACCAATTCAATCATATTGATCCTGAACTGGCTGAGGAGATGGAGGAGCCGCCACTGACGCTGGAAGAATTGAAGAACACTTATATCGCCAAAGGCGCGAATACCTCAGTTTTTATATCAGCAGTAGAAAAAAAGAATATTGAAGAATTTAGGTCAGTTTTGATGGAAAAAGTGAAGAAAAGACACTTTACCATCTTCCCAAACTACTTGAAGGATTCTTATTATTAA
- a CDS encoding tyrosine-protein phosphatase codes for MSIFSFLNKSKSNEPDIGYLKTDVHSHLIPAIDDGVQTIEQSLEILREMETLGYSKVITTPHTMTGSYDNTPEIINGGLERVKKAVDSEGINIELAAATEYFLDETFMERLEKDEPLMTFGENLVLVETSFISPPPQLKEASFQLTMKGYKMVFAHPERYIYLLEDKTLLEELIDRDIIFQLNAVALTGCYSKPVKKFAEKLIDMRIPRLVGTDCHNMGHIDLLKEATQTKYWKKLLELELLNNSL; via the coding sequence TTGAGCATATTCTCATTTCTTAATAAGTCAAAATCGAATGAACCAGATATCGGGTACTTGAAGACTGATGTCCATTCACATTTGATTCCGGCTATTGATGATGGTGTTCAAACCATAGAGCAGAGCTTAGAGATTCTTAGGGAAATGGAGACTCTAGGTTATTCAAAAGTCATAACGACTCCGCATACCATGACCGGCTCTTATGACAATACGCCTGAGATCATAAATGGAGGTCTAGAGAGAGTAAAAAAAGCTGTCGACTCAGAAGGTATCAATATTGAATTAGCAGCAGCCACTGAGTACTTTCTTGATGAGACCTTTATGGAAAGGTTAGAAAAGGATGAGCCTCTAATGACCTTTGGGGAAAACCTCGTACTGGTTGAAACTTCATTTATTAGCCCTCCTCCGCAATTGAAGGAAGCCTCGTTTCAGCTTACCATGAAGGGGTACAAAATGGTATTCGCTCATCCAGAGAGATACATCTATCTGCTAGAGGACAAGACGCTCTTGGAGGAGTTGATAGATAGGGACATCATATTTCAATTAAATGCTGTTGCCTTAACTGGCTGTTACTCAAAACCGGTTAAGAAGTTTGCTGAAAAGCTAATAGACATGAGAATTCCGCGTTTAGTCGGGACCGACTGTCACAATATGGGACATATTGACCTTTTGAAAGAGGCCACGCAAACCAAATATTGGAAAAAGCTATTAGAATTAGAATTGCTTAATAATTCATTATAA